A stretch of the Deinococcus sp. YIM 134068 genome encodes the following:
- a CDS encoding MOSC domain-containing protein, with amino-acid sequence MKTIFELRATFPRPGRVEWIGLREARRAPVRSVPQAEAHPLVGLIGDHGKTLPTRLRALTGEPGETAAPSPTAQTIPGGPGKRQVTLLLAEHLPVIAALSGLEVVTPEMLRRNVLVSGLSLLALKEARLQIGEVVLEGTGECHPCSRMEEELGPGGYNAVRGHGGITARVLRGGVIRVGDEVRPVT; translated from the coding sequence GTGAAGACCATCTTTGAGCTGCGCGCGACCTTCCCCCGACCGGGCCGGGTGGAGTGGATCGGGCTGCGCGAGGCCCGCCGGGCACCCGTGCGGAGCGTGCCGCAGGCCGAGGCCCACCCCCTCGTCGGCCTCATCGGCGACCACGGCAAGACGCTGCCCACCCGCCTCCGGGCGCTGACGGGCGAGCCGGGGGAAACGGCAGCGCCCTCGCCCACCGCTCAGACCATCCCCGGCGGTCCCGGAAAGCGGCAGGTCACGCTGCTGCTCGCCGAACATCTGCCCGTCATCGCGGCGCTCTCGGGGCTGGAGGTGGTCACGCCGGAGATGCTGCGCCGTAACGTGCTCGTCTCCGGCCTCTCGCTCCTCGCGCTCAAGGAGGCCCGCCTCCAGATCGGTGAAGTTGTGTTGGAGGGGACGGGCGAGTGTCACCCCTGCTCGCGGATGGAGGAGGAGCTGGGGCCGGGCGGCTACAACGCCGTGCGCGGCCACGGGGGCATCACGGCGCGGGTGCTGCGGGGCGGCGTGATCCGGGTGGGGGACGAGGTGCGGCCTGTGACGTGA
- the dnaN gene encoding DNA polymerase III subunit beta, protein MRAHVTKKTLSEGLGLLERVVPSRSSNPLLTSLKVEASDAGLTLSGTNLEIDLSCFVPAEVQEPQSFVVPAHLFAQIVRSLGGELVELEITGAELAVRAGGSDFKLQTGDLDAYPPLSFPTHADVSLDAAELARAFGSVRYAASNEAFQAVFRGIKLEHRASGARVVASDGYRVAIRDFPANGDGRSLIVPARSADELIRVLKDGEARFTYGEGMLSVTTDRVRMNLKLLDGDFPDYERVIPKDIKLQVTLPATTLKEAVNRVAVLADKNANNRVEFLVSEGKLRLAAEGDYGRAQDTVDVVQGGTEPAMSLAFNARHVLDALGPIEGEAELLFSGSTSPAIFRASGGGGYMAVMVTLRV, encoded by the coding sequence ATGAGAGCGCACGTCACCAAGAAGACCCTGAGCGAGGGACTCGGCCTGCTGGAACGGGTCGTCCCCAGCCGCAGCAGCAATCCCCTCCTGACCTCGCTGAAGGTGGAGGCGTCCGACGCCGGACTGACCCTGAGCGGCACGAACCTGGAAATCGACCTGTCGTGCTTCGTGCCCGCCGAGGTGCAGGAGCCGCAAAGCTTCGTGGTGCCCGCCCACCTGTTCGCGCAGATCGTCCGCAGTCTCGGCGGCGAACTCGTGGAGTTGGAGATCACCGGAGCCGAACTCGCCGTGCGCGCGGGCGGCAGCGACTTCAAGCTCCAGACGGGGGACCTCGACGCCTACCCGCCCCTGAGCTTTCCCACCCACGCCGACGTGAGCCTCGACGCCGCCGAACTCGCCCGCGCCTTCGGGAGCGTGCGCTACGCGGCGAGCAACGAGGCGTTTCAGGCGGTCTTCCGGGGCATCAAACTCGAACACCGCGCCTCCGGTGCCCGCGTCGTCGCCTCGGACGGCTACCGGGTCGCCATCCGCGACTTCCCGGCGAACGGCGACGGCAGGAGCCTGATCGTGCCCGCCCGCAGCGCCGACGAACTCATCCGGGTCCTCAAGGACGGCGAGGCCCGCTTCACCTACGGCGAGGGGATGCTCAGCGTCACCACCGACCGGGTGAGGATGAACCTCAAGCTTCTCGACGGCGACTTCCCCGACTACGAGCGGGTGATCCCGAAGGACATCAAGCTTCAGGTCACGCTGCCCGCCACGACGCTCAAGGAGGCCGTGAACCGCGTGGCCGTCCTCGCCGACAAGAACGCGAACAACCGGGTGGAATTCCTCGTCTCCGAGGGCAAGCTCCGGCTCGCCGCCGAGGGCGACTACGGGCGGGCGCAGGACACGGTGGACGTGGTGCAGGGCGGCACCGAACCCGCGATGAGCCTCGCCTTCAACGCCCGGCATGTGCTCGACGCCCTCGGCCCCATCGAGGGAGAGGCCGAGCTTCTCTTCTCCGGCTCCACAAGCCCCGCCATCTTCCGCGCGAGCGGGGGAGGCGGCTACATGGCCGTCATGGTCACGCTGCGCGTCTAA
- a CDS encoding tRNA (adenine(22)-N(1))-methyltransferase TrmK, with translation MPTPALDARLEAVLSLISAQAHADIGSDHAKLPIRLIREGRARRCVVVELNPGPLALARRNVARVRLGDVIDVRGGDGFTPLRPGEVDSASVCGMGAGTVAAILRRAEERLPPALVLQSNDSARPLRVWAREHGYHLTDERLIPGYWPYPVLRLVRADGPDPAYTGLPEAAALRYGPHLLRSGTGVVRQLVEADIARLTPLAMPGRTAQTEVDEALSALAVLNRE, from the coding sequence ATGCCGACCCCCGCCCTCGACGCCCGGCTGGAGGCGGTCCTGTCCCTCATCTCGGCCCAGGCCCACGCGGACATCGGCTCGGACCACGCGAAGTTGCCCATCCGCCTCATTCGGGAGGGGCGGGCGCGGCGGTGCGTGGTCGTCGAACTCAATCCCGGCCCCCTTGCCCTGGCGCGGCGGAATGTGGCCCGCGTCCGCCTCGGTGATGTGATCGACGTGCGGGGGGGTGACGGCTTCACGCCCCTGCGGCCCGGCGAGGTGGATAGCGCCAGCGTGTGCGGCATGGGGGCGGGCACGGTGGCGGCCATCCTGCGGCGGGCGGAGGAAAGGCTGCCGCCTGCCCTCGTGCTGCAATCCAACGACTCGGCGCGGCCCCTGCGGGTCTGGGCGCGGGAACACGGCTACCATCTCACCGACGAGCGCCTGATTCCGGGCTACTGGCCCTACCCGGTGCTGCGGCTTGTGCGGGCAGATGGCCCCGACCCGGCCTATACGGGTCTGCCCGAGGCTGCCGCGCTGCGGTACGGTCCCCACCTTCTGCGCTCGGGGACGGGTGTGGTGCGGCAGCTTGTGGAGGCCGACATCGCCCGCCTGACGCCCCTCGCCATGCCGGGCCGCACCGCTCAGACGGAAGTGGACGAGGCCTTGAGCGCCCTCGCCGTCCTGAACAGGGAATAA
- a CDS encoding macro domain-containing protein: MPLDLVQGDIGRERTCAIVTAANRELMGGGGVDGVIHRAAGPELLRAIRTLGGTPTGTAVITPAFRLEAQGVRFVIHAVGPVWRGGGYGEAELLAGAYRHSVRLAVENGCASVAFPAISTGVYGYPLEGAATVTLRTLRDELTRHPDLTVRLVLYDGGTLNTFRRALERLGRAEA; encoded by the coding sequence ATGCCGCTCGACCTCGTGCAGGGCGATATCGGGCGGGAGCGAACCTGCGCCATCGTGACCGCCGCGAACAGGGAACTCATGGGCGGCGGGGGCGTGGACGGGGTGATTCACCGCGCCGCCGGGCCGGAGCTGTTGCGCGCCATCCGCACGCTCGGGGGCACGCCGACGGGCACAGCGGTCATCACGCCCGCCTTCCGGCTGGAGGCGCAGGGCGTCCGCTTCGTCATCCACGCGGTCGGGCCAGTCTGGCGCGGCGGCGGGTACGGTGAGGCCGAGTTGCTGGCGGGTGCCTACCGCCACAGCGTCCGCCTCGCCGTGGAGAACGGCTGCGCCTCGGTCGCCTTTCCCGCCATCAGCACGGGCGTCTACGGCTACCCGCTGGAGGGGGCCGCCACCGTCACCCTGCGGACCCTCCGCGACGAACTCACCCGCCACCCCGACCTGACTGTGCGCCTCGTCCTGTACGACGGGGGGACGCTCAACACCTTCCGGCGCGCGCTGGAGAGGCTGGGCAGGGCGGAGGCCTGA
- the dnaA gene encoding chromosomal replication initiator protein DnaA: MSQEIWADVLGYVRKNITEVEFHTWFAPMKNLGVQDGSLVLGVRNSFAQDFVRRQYQGLLEDALRNLGAQNPQVSFQVLPAVQEAMILPQDPPPPPSPPGRPPLRSGGPAAPSPGENRKSLNPKYTFENFVVGPNNNLAHAAALAVAESPGKAYNPLFIYGDVGLGKTHLMHAVGHYMAERFPEKRIEYVSTESFTNDLINAIRDDRMTQFRNRYRSVDLLLVDDIQFLAAKERTQEEFFHTFNALYESHKQIILSSDRPPKDIQTLAGRLRSRFEWGLITDIQSPEFETRVAILKMNAEHNRIDIPQEVLELIARQVTSNIRELEGALMRVVAFASLNNVPFSRAVAARALSNVFTPHEVKVEMMDVLRQVAGHFNLPPEVIRGSGRVRDVVVPRQVAMYLVRELTSHSLPEIGQFFGRDHSTVMHAVSKVTEQLGRDSELTTSVDALRRQIKGESDEENFA, translated from the coding sequence ATCTCGCAGGAAATCTGGGCCGACGTGCTCGGGTACGTCCGCAAGAACATCACGGAAGTCGAATTCCACACCTGGTTCGCGCCCATGAAGAATCTGGGCGTGCAGGACGGCTCGCTGGTGCTGGGAGTCCGCAACTCCTTCGCGCAGGACTTTGTGCGGCGGCAGTATCAGGGGCTGCTGGAGGACGCATTGCGCAACCTCGGCGCGCAGAATCCGCAGGTGAGTTTTCAGGTGCTGCCCGCCGTGCAGGAGGCGATGATCCTGCCGCAGGACCCCCCACCACCACCGTCCCCGCCGGGCAGGCCCCCGCTCCGCTCCGGCGGCCCAGCAGCGCCCTCCCCCGGCGAGAACCGCAAGAGCCTCAACCCCAAGTACACCTTCGAGAACTTTGTGGTGGGGCCGAACAACAACCTCGCGCACGCGGCGGCGCTGGCGGTCGCCGAGTCACCCGGCAAGGCGTACAATCCCCTCTTCATCTACGGGGACGTGGGCCTGGGCAAGACGCACCTGATGCACGCGGTCGGGCATTACATGGCCGAGCGCTTCCCGGAAAAACGCATCGAGTACGTCTCCACCGAATCGTTCACGAACGACCTGATCAACGCCATCCGCGACGACCGGATGACCCAGTTTCGCAACCGCTACCGCTCGGTGGACCTGCTGCTCGTGGACGACATCCAGTTCCTCGCCGCGAAGGAGCGCACGCAGGAGGAGTTCTTCCACACTTTCAACGCGCTCTACGAGAGCCACAAGCAGATCATCCTGAGTTCGGACCGCCCCCCGAAGGACATCCAGACGCTCGCCGGACGCCTCCGCAGCCGCTTCGAGTGGGGACTCATCACCGACATCCAGTCGCCGGAATTCGAGACGCGGGTGGCGATCCTGAAGATGAACGCCGAGCACAACCGCATCGACATCCCGCAGGAGGTCCTCGAACTGATCGCCCGGCAGGTGACGAGCAACATCCGCGAGCTGGAGGGCGCGCTGATGCGGGTCGTGGCCTTCGCCAGCCTGAACAACGTGCCCTTCTCCCGCGCCGTCGCCGCCCGCGCGCTGAGCAACGTGTTCACGCCCCACGAGGTCAAGGTCGAGATGATGGACGTGTTGCGGCAGGTCGCCGGCCATTTCAACCTCCCGCCGGAGGTCATTCGCGGCTCCGGGCGCGTGCGCGACGTGGTGGTGCCGCGTCAGGTCGCCATGTACCTCGTCCGCGAGCTGACCAGCCACTCCCTCCCCGAGATCGGCCAGTTCTTCGGGCGCGACCACTCCACGGTGATGCACGCCGTCTCCAAAGTGACCGAACAACTGGGGCGGGATTCGGAACTGACCACCTCGGTAGATGCCCTTCGCCGCCAGATCAAAGGTGAGTCAGATGAGGAAAACTTTGCGTAG
- the tyrS gene encoding tyrosine--tRNA ligase produces the protein MNEIRRNVPVDEQLAILKRGVVDLVSEDDLRRKLERSRETGQPLRVKLGADPTRPDLHLGHAVILRKMRQFQDLGHRVIMLIGDFTAMIGDPSGKSKTRPPLTLEETRANAHSYLEQCRLILRSEPEVLEVRYNSEWLEKLGYADIIQLASRYTVARILERDDFSKRLSAGTPISMHELLYPLTQGYDSVALNADVELGGTDQLFNNLVGRALQRDYGQEAQVVMTLPLLVGLDGTEKMSKSLGNYIGLTDEPHAMFAGLMKVPDPLLDNYLTLLTDLPRERITDLLAGHPVAAHRELAREVVAGFHPDADLEAAESRFKAVAKGGIPENIPTVQVPVSELGEDGTVSMARLVVLAGLEPSLGAARKLIGNRGLKLNGETYLEPQGRLSLEAGGTVIQKGKDRFARLVPGS, from the coding sequence ATGAACGAGATTCGCCGGAACGTGCCTGTAGACGAACAACTCGCCATTCTCAAACGCGGTGTCGTGGACCTCGTGAGCGAGGACGACCTGCGGCGCAAGCTGGAGCGCAGCCGGGAGACGGGCCAGCCCCTGCGCGTCAAGCTCGGCGCGGACCCCACCCGCCCTGATCTGCACCTCGGGCATGCCGTCATCCTCCGCAAGATGCGGCAGTTTCAGGACCTCGGGCACCGGGTCATCATGCTGATCGGCGATTTCACCGCCATGATCGGCGACCCCAGCGGCAAGTCCAAGACGCGCCCGCCCCTCACGCTGGAGGAAACCCGCGCCAACGCCCACAGCTACCTCGAACAGTGCAGGCTCATCCTCCGCAGTGAACCCGAGGTGCTGGAGGTCCGCTACAACAGCGAGTGGCTGGAAAAGCTCGGATACGCCGACATCATCCAGCTCGCCAGCCGCTACACGGTCGCCCGCATTCTGGAGCGCGACGACTTCTCCAAGCGTCTGAGTGCAGGCACGCCGATCTCCATGCACGAACTCCTGTACCCGCTGACGCAGGGGTACGACTCGGTGGCCCTCAATGCCGACGTGGAACTCGGCGGCACCGACCAACTGTTCAACAATCTCGTGGGCCGCGCCCTGCAACGCGACTACGGGCAGGAAGCCCAGGTCGTGATGACCCTGCCCCTCCTCGTCGGCCTCGACGGCACCGAGAAGATGTCCAAGAGCCTCGGCAACTACATCGGGCTGACCGACGAACCCCACGCCATGTTCGCCGGGCTGATGAAGGTGCCCGACCCGCTGCTGGACAATTACCTCACGCTGCTGACGGACCTGCCGCGCGAGCGCATCACCGACCTCCTCGCCGGGCACCCCGTCGCCGCCCACCGCGAACTCGCCCGCGAGGTGGTCGCTGGATTCCACCCGGATGCTGATCTGGAGGCCGCCGAGTCGCGTTTCAAGGCCGTCGCCAAAGGCGGCATCCCCGAGAACATCCCGACCGTGCAGGTTCCCGTCTCCGAACTGGGCGAGGACGGCACGGTGAGCATGGCCCGCCTGGTCGTCCTCGCTGGTCTGGAACCCAGCCTCGGGGCGGCGCGTAAGCTCATCGGGAACCGGGGCCTCAAGTTGAACGGCGAGACGTACCTCGAACCCCAGGGTCGCTTGAGCTTGGAAGCGGGCGGCACGGTCATTCAGAAGGGCAAGGACCGCTTCGCACGCCTCGTCCCAGGTTCCTGA
- the pyk gene encoding pyruvate kinase, which produces MKHFDRATKIVATIGPASRNPETLGRMMDAGLNVVRMNFSHGDPEDHRQTYTMVRELAAEKGRAVGILQDLQGPKIRVGRFREGAVTLETGQPFTITMDDVEGDAQRVGSTYKGLAMDVQPGMLLLLDDGNLALRVTTVRGNDVNTTVVTGGVLKNNKGINVPQAELTVPALSEKDVQDMEFGAGLGVDWVALSFVRSRDDLLLARHYLARFGSRSKLMAKIEKPQAVDRFEDILREVDGIMVARGDLGVEMRAEQVPTIQKRLIRLCREAGKPVITATQMLESMISLPRPTRAEASDVANAIYDGTDAVMLSAESAAGQYPVEAVAMMDRIAREAEGSEHYKLLQQQLVIDTELAQDSIAYAACSIGEKLEMPAIVTFTSTGGAATRIAKNRPPLAILALTPNEQTRNQLALSWGIVPMLSEDPHDTDDMVRIANDELKKSGLADVGDRYVITAGVPFGVRGTTNMLRVERLREEDLSDRV; this is translated from the coding sequence ATGAAACACTTTGATAGGGCCACCAAGATCGTCGCCACCATCGGCCCGGCGAGCCGCAACCCGGAGACGCTGGGGCGGATGATGGACGCGGGGCTGAACGTGGTCCGCATGAACTTCAGCCACGGCGACCCGGAGGACCACCGCCAGACGTATACGATGGTGCGCGAACTCGCCGCCGAGAAGGGCCGGGCTGTCGGCATCCTGCAAGACCTTCAGGGACCGAAGATTCGGGTGGGCCGCTTCCGTGAGGGGGCGGTCACGCTGGAGACGGGGCAGCCGTTCACGATCACGATGGACGACGTGGAGGGCGACGCGCAGCGGGTGGGCAGCACGTACAAGGGGCTGGCGATGGACGTGCAGCCGGGCATGCTGCTGCTGCTCGACGACGGCAACCTCGCCCTGCGGGTAACGACGGTGCGTGGCAACGACGTGAATACCACCGTCGTGACCGGCGGCGTGCTGAAGAACAACAAGGGCATCAACGTGCCGCAGGCCGAGCTGACCGTGCCCGCCCTATCGGAAAAGGACGTGCAGGACATGGAGTTCGGGGCTGGGCTGGGGGTGGACTGGGTGGCCTTGTCGTTTGTGCGCTCGCGGGACGACCTGCTCCTCGCCCGGCACTACCTCGCGCGCTTCGGCAGCCGGTCCAAGCTGATGGCGAAGATCGAGAAGCCGCAGGCGGTGGACCGCTTCGAGGACATCCTGCGCGAGGTGGACGGCATCATGGTGGCGCGCGGCGACCTCGGCGTGGAGATGCGGGCCGAGCAGGTGCCGACGATCCAGAAGCGCCTGATCCGCCTGTGCCGCGAGGCGGGCAAGCCCGTCATCACCGCCACGCAGATGCTGGAGAGCATGATCAGCCTCCCCAGGCCCACCCGCGCCGAGGCGTCGGACGTGGCGAACGCGATCTACGACGGCACCGACGCTGTGATGCTCTCGGCGGAGTCGGCGGCGGGGCAGTACCCGGTCGAGGCTGTCGCCATGATGGACCGCATCGCCCGCGAGGCCGAGGGGAGCGAACACTACAAGCTCCTCCAGCAGCAACTCGTGATCGACACCGAACTCGCGCAGGACTCCATCGCCTATGCCGCGTGTTCCATCGGCGAGAAGCTGGAGATGCCCGCCATCGTCACCTTCACCAGTACGGGCGGTGCCGCGACCCGCATCGCCAAGAACCGCCCGCCGCTCGCCATCCTGGCCCTGACGCCCAACGAGCAGACCCGCAATCAACTCGCGCTCTCGTGGGGCATCGTGCCCATGCTCAGCGAGGACCCCCACGACACCGACGACATGGTGCGGATCGCCAACGACGAGCTGAAGAAGAGCGGCCTCGCCGACGTGGGCGACCGTTACGTGATCACGGCGGGCGTGCCCTTCGGCGTGCGCGGCACGACCAACATGCTGCGCGTGGAGAGATTGCGCGAGGAGGACCTGAGCGACCGGGTGTAA
- the eno gene encoding phosphopyruvate hydratase: protein MNIERVIAREVLDSRGNPTVEAEVHLDSGFSGRAIVPSGASTGTHEALELRDGDKRYGGKGVLKAVQNVNEALGPAVVGLDASEQGLVDAAMLALDGTGNKGRLGGNAVLAVSLATARAAANELGVPLYRYLGGSNAKTLPVPMMNVINGGAHADNSVDFQEFMVMPVGASSFREGLRYGAETFHALKKVLSGRGYNTNVGDEGGFAPDLKSNEEALEVLLEAIQKAGYEPGKDICIALDPAVTELYKGGQYHLESEGRTLSTAEMVDFWADWSSRYPIISIEDGLAEDDWDGWQMLTQRIGDRVQLVGDDLFVTNPERLQRGIETGVGNAILVKVNQIGSLTESMDAIELAKRNRYGTIISHRSGESEDAFIADLAVATNAGQIKTGSASRSDRIAKYNQLLRIEDALGDAAVYLGRKALR from the coding sequence ATGAACATCGAGAGAGTGATCGCCCGTGAAGTGCTCGACTCGCGCGGAAACCCGACGGTGGAGGCCGAGGTCCACCTCGACAGCGGCTTTTCGGGGCGGGCCATCGTGCCCTCCGGGGCGAGTACGGGCACCCACGAGGCGCTGGAGCTGCGAGACGGTGACAAGCGGTACGGCGGCAAGGGTGTCCTCAAGGCCGTCCAGAACGTGAACGAGGCCCTCGGCCCAGCCGTGGTGGGGCTGGACGCCTCCGAGCAGGGTCTGGTGGACGCCGCGATGCTAGCGCTGGACGGAACGGGCAACAAGGGCCGACTCGGCGGGAACGCGGTTCTCGCCGTCAGCCTCGCCACCGCCCGCGCCGCCGCAAACGAGCTGGGCGTCCCCCTGTACCGCTACCTCGGCGGCAGCAACGCCAAGACGCTCCCTGTCCCGATGATGAACGTCATCAACGGCGGTGCCCACGCCGACAACTCGGTGGACTTTCAGGAGTTCATGGTGATGCCCGTGGGCGCGTCCTCCTTCCGCGAGGGGCTGCGCTACGGGGCCGAGACCTTCCACGCGCTGAAAAAGGTGTTGAGCGGGCGCGGGTACAACACGAACGTGGGCGACGAGGGCGGCTTCGCGCCGGACCTCAAGAGCAACGAGGAGGCGCTGGAGGTCCTGCTGGAAGCCATCCAGAAGGCCGGGTACGAGCCGGGCAAGGACATCTGCATCGCGCTCGATCCCGCCGTCACCGAGCTGTACAAAGGCGGCCAGTACCACCTGGAGAGCGAGGGGCGCACCCTCTCGACCGCCGAGATGGTGGACTTCTGGGCTGACTGGAGCAGCCGTTATCCCATTATCTCCATCGAGGACGGGCTGGCGGAGGACGACTGGGACGGCTGGCAGATGCTGACCCAGCGCATCGGCGACCGGGTGCAGCTCGTCGGCGACGACCTGTTCGTGACCAACCCGGAGCGGCTGCAACGCGGTATCGAGACGGGCGTGGGCAACGCGATTCTCGTCAAGGTGAACCAGATCGGCTCGCTCACCGAGTCGATGGACGCCATCGAACTCGCCAAGCGCAACCGCTACGGCACGATCATCAGCCACCGCTCCGGGGAGTCCGAGGACGCCTTCATCGCCGACCTCGCCGTCGCCACGAACGCCGGGCAGATCAAGACGGGCAGCGCCAGCCGCTCGGACCGTATCGCCAAGTACAACCAACTGCTGCGAATCGAGGACGCGTTGGGCGACGCGGCGGTGTATCTGGGACGCAAGGCGTTGAGATAG